Proteins encoded within one genomic window of Tigriopus californicus strain San Diego chromosome 12, Tcal_SD_v2.1, whole genome shotgun sequence:
- the LOC131891587 gene encoding RE1-silencing transcription factor A-like: MSFLPPNLQAVTGHPVPMHSLGHMGAHATQAEHHLSMPFLGQLPAPSTLLQQQQQQHQPQPQQQPQQPQQTSNSRSKKGGGKGRSNKHTKAQQQQQQQQATPTFTIQYQLPTQPLPLHHTTGHSQVAFPGTLPNPQEPQVTKGTTTTNTTSRPASAPASCQQCGKTYASAFVLDRHVKSVHEKLREFPCSECEYCAATRAHLSKHIKSVHEKLRDFSCHICAYSSSTKSCLDRHVKIVHYKERLKCSFCSFEASQRYRMTNHIKSSHFGEKILFTCPLCEFVTESRRQCDQHKKACRRQIQQQNPQQQQNQTLAKPERITVKPEINI; encoded by the exons ATGTCGTTTCTACCTCCCAATCTGCAGGCCGTTACGGGCCACCCGGTTCCAATGCATTCTTTAGGTCACATGGGCGCCCACGCCACCCAAGCTGAACACCATTTGTCTATGCCATTTCTGGGCCAATTGCCCGCCCCTAGCACCTTGctacagcagcaacaacaacaacatcaaccacaaccacagcAGCAGCCACAGCAGCCACAACAGACCAGCAATAGCCGCAGTAAAAAAGGCGGGGGAAAGGGTCGCTCTAATAAGCACACAAAAgcacagcaacaacagcaacagcagcaggcCACGCCTACTTTCACCATTCAGTATCAATTACCTACACAGCCACTCCCATTACATCACACGACTGGACATTCTCAG GTGGCATTTCCCGGCACTTTGCCCAACCCACAAGAACCTCAAGTGACGAAAGGCACCACAACCACCAATACAACCTCGAGGCCAGCCTCGGCTCCAGCCTCGTGTCAGCAATGTGGAAAGACTTACGCTTCGGCCTTTGTGCTCGATAGACATGTGAAAAGTGTCCATGAGAAACTGCGCGAATTCCCGTGTTCGGAGTGCGAATATTGTGCCGCCACACGCGCCCACTTGTCCAAACATATCAAGAGTGTCCATGAAAAGCTCCGGGACTTCTCTTGCCACATCTGCGCCTATAGCTCATCCACAAAG AGTTGTCTTGATCGGCACGTCAAGATTGTACATTACAAGGAGAGATTGAAGTGCTCATTCTGCTCGTTCGAGGCCTCCCAACGCTATCGCATGACCAACCACATCAAATCTAGTCACTTCGGCGAGAAGATCTTGTTTACTTGTCCCTTGTGCGAATTCGTCACGGAGAGTAGGAGACAGTGTGACCAACATAAGAAAGCGTGCCGAAGGCAAATCCAACAGCAGAACcctcaacagcaacaaaatcaaactcTCGCTAAGCCTGAACGCATAACGGTCAAACCGGAGATAAATATATGA